A window of Solanum stenotomum isolate F172 chromosome 3, ASM1918654v1, whole genome shotgun sequence contains these coding sequences:
- the LOC125861008 gene encoding putative glycerol-3-phosphate transporter 1 → MGSLSEPIMEETYSKPPGIRVMERAKKSNLSFKTYQGIVLIVTFLAYTSYHATRKTTSIVKSALDPQSPDVGLKFPWQRRNTTYEQNQSSKLSWMLKDGWVPFNGVDGTAMLGELDVSFLFVYAMGMYFSGHVGDRMDLRIFLTIGMVGTGVFTALFGVGYWANVHIFYYYLIVQMMAGLFQSTGWPSVVAVVGNWFGKKKRGLIMGIWNAHTSIGNITGSLVASLLLKYGWGWSMVVPGTLIAVVGVVVFLFLPVNPESVGANKDEDEVFSPRKVGDEVTEPFLRSDREEESAVGFIEAWKIPGVAPFAFCLFFAKLVAYTFLYWLPFYISHTAIEGRYLSNEEAGNLSTLFDVGGVVGGILAGYISDRLDARAITAASFMYCAIPVLYFYRSYGHVSMTINIILMLITGVFVNGPYALITTAVSADLGTHSSLKGNSRALATVTAIIDGTGSIGAAIGPLLTGYISTNSWSGVFTMLMGSAFIAGLFLTRLVVAEVGEKIQQLGPQGSSPRSRSPDLLV, encoded by the exons ATGGGATCTCTATCGGAGCCAATTATGGAAGAAACTTACAGCAAGCCCCCTGGAATTAGGGTGATGGAGAGGGCAAAGAAGTCTAACCTCTCTTTCAAGACATATCAAGGCATTGTGTTAATTGTAACATTTTTAGCTTATACAAGTTACCATGCTACTAGAAAAACTACAAGCATTGTGAAAAGTGCTTTGGACCCCCAGTCTCCTGATGTTGGTTTAAAGTTTCCGTGGCAAAGGCGTAATACCACTTATGAGCAAAATCAAAGTTCAAAACTTTCTTGGATGCTTAAAGATGGTTGGGTACCATTTAACGGAGTTGATGGTACAGCGATGCTTGGTGAACTTGATGTGTCTTTCCTTTTTGTATATGCCATGGGAATGTATTTCTCCGGGCATGTTGGTGATAGGATGGATCTGAGAATATTTTTGACAATTGGAATGGTGGGTACTGGTGTATTCACTGCCCTTTTTGGAGTTGGATATTGGGCAAATGTACACATCTTTTATTACTATCTAATTGTCCAAATGATGGCTGGATTGTTCCAATCCACAGGATGGCCCTCAGTGGTTGCAGTAGTGGGAAATTGGTTTGGGAAAAAGAAGAGAGGACTTATAATGGGTATTTGGAATGCTCACACCTCGATCGGTAATATTACGGGTTCTTTGGTTGCTTCATTATTGTTGAAGTATGGATGGGGTTGGTCAATGGTTGTTCCTGGTACCCTTATTGCTGTCGTTGGAGTGGTAGTATTCCTTTTCTTGCCGGTTAACCCTGAATCTGTGGGAGCTaataaagatgaagatgaagtgtTTTCTCCTAGAAAAGTAGGCGATGAAGTAACAGAGCCTTTCTTGAGATCAGATAGAGAAGAGGAATCAGCCGTGGGTTTTATTGAAGCATGGAAGATTCCAGGGGTGGCGCCGTTTGCGTTTTGCCTTTTCTTCGCAAAGTTGGTAGCATACACATTTTTGTATTGGCTGCCTTTCTACATTAGCCACACAG CTATAGAAGGAAGGTATTTATCCAATGAGGAAGCTGGAAACTTGTCGACATTGTTTGATGTCGGAGGGGTAGTAGGTGGAATCCTAGCAGGTTACATATCTGACCGCTTAGATGCCAGAGCTATAACTGCTGCCAGCTTCATGTACTGTGCTATCCCGGTTCTCTACTTCTATCGGAGCTATGGACACGTCTCCATGACCATAAACATCATCCTCATGTTGATCACTGGAGTATTCGTGAATGGTCCTTATGCATTGATCACAACTGCTGTTTCGGCTGACCTGGGAACACATAGCTCTTTGAAAGGCAATTCACGAGCGCTTGCAACTGTCACTGCTATTATTGATGGAACTGGCTCAATTGGAGCGGCCATTGGACCACTTCTAACCGGTTACATTTCAACTAATAGCTGGAGTGGTGTATTTACAATGCTGATGGGATCAGCTTTTATAGCTGGTTTGTTTCTAACCAGGCTTGTTGTAGCTGAAGTGGGTGAAAAGATTCAACAATTAGGTCCCCAAGGATCATCACCTAGATCAAGGTCCCCTGACCTTCTAgtgtga